The genomic segment TATAAAAACCTGTGTTTCTTTTACCATTTATTCCATGTAATCTTTCCACATTGATGAACTAAGGGATGAAGACAAAGATGATGAAATTTGAAATGATATTGCATGAAGCATAACTGAAAAGACTGTAAATATTCTGAGAAAAATTACACACAATAGGGTATTCTGGCAAAAACGACACTTGAGAACCTTATGAAGAATGAAAGATCTAAGTTCTGAGACTTCATAAGgcagccaaaaaaccaaaccgattgccatctaatcgattctgactcatagctaccctataggacagagtagaactgccccacagtttccaaggagcgcctggtggattggaactgccgaccttttttttttagcagccgtagcacttaaccactataccaccaggttttcctcatAAGGCATATCTAAGATTAAATTATTTAAGCCTTAAGAAGAGATGTATTTCttgtttaaaatgagaaaaaacgtGGGCTTATTTAATTCATCAAATAAGAGAGTGTTGATTTTGGAGGAGAAGGTAGACAACCATGAGTTAAGGACTTATAAGAGTATATTCTATATCAGATTAGGGTTTGGATGGGATGGTTGTATGATCCTTAGATGTCCATGATTTTGGGAGTCAATGTTTGTCCACATGTCACATCTGACCAAGGACAAATGAAAATATCCATCAAAGCTGTGATCACTCTAATCACTATGAGTTCATGCACAGGACAAAAAAATGAGATCTTGGGAATATAAATTCACTGCATTGGCTCCTGGTTTTCTTAATAAGTAACAAATGTTCTTGATGCAAATCTGACTATCAGCAGTTCATATGGTGCCAATGACTTCTTTTCAAGGTCAGCGAGGCCCGTTTCAAAATCGCAACTCCAACTTAACAGacatgaaagaaaaattaaacacatatttCCTAAAGATTCCCTAAGGTCTGAGATAAAATTTATGTAAGATAAATTTCTGCTAAATCCTGATTTTTCCAACCATTGATGTTGAACAGTAATCAATTCTACGTGTGGAGGGAGGGGACTGAATCTGTTACGGATTGTCCAGAGTTATCTGGCCTATGTCTCTGGTACGATTTTGAGTTAGTTGCTGCAATAACCAGTCATGTGTCCTATGATAGGTTACACTTCTCagattttctcttcctctctaaAGCAAAAGGATTCAGTTGAATAAACTCCAAGTTTTTCCCTCACGAACTTTTACTAAATTCGTATAGATATCATTAGACAGAACACATATTTGTATCCTATTTTGAGAAATGTGTGGCATGACAGTAAAAGGGGAAATGTTTCATTTCTATTGCCCTCTTCACAGCATCCTTTACTTCCTTGTTCCTTAGGCTGTAAATCAATGGGTTTAACACGGGAATCACCAACGTATAAAACACAGACACCATCTTTTCTTGTTCTAGGGAATATTGGGAGCTTGGCTGAATGTAACTAAAGCTTATAGAGCCATAGAATAAAGTCACTGCTGTCAGATGTGaagcacaggtggagaaggctttgtgTCTACCGGCTGTTGAGCGGATCCTCAGGATGGCAGCAACCATGAAGATGTAGGAGATGATCACAGTCAAGAAAGTGATCATGGCAATCACACCAGAGAAGATTAAAAGCAACAATTCATTCATGGATGTATCAGAACAGGACAGCTTCAACAGGGGAGGAAGGTCACAGAAGAAGTGACTGATGACATTTGGCCCACAGAAAGAAAGTTTCACTAGGCCAATTGTGTGTGTTAATGAGTTCATTAAACCTCCCACACATGATCCTATGACCAACACAACACACACTATTTTAGTCATGGTAAATGTATAAATTAGAGGGTATAcaatggccacatagcgatcataaGCCATTGCTGCCAGCAAGAAGCCCTCAGTGGTGATGAGTGACGCAAATAAAAAATATTGCACAATGCATGCAGAATATGAGATTGTCTCCTGTTCAACAAAGAAGTTCAGCAGCATTTTGGGTGCAAAGACTGTTGAGTAGCAGGCATCTACAAGTGACAGACAGCTAAGGAAAtggtacatgggtgtgtggagcTTGGGGGTGATTTGGATTAGAAAGAGCATTCCCAGGTTCCCCACCAAAGAAATGATGTAAATCAGCAGGAACAACATGAAGAGGACCACTTTCAGGTCCGAACGCTCTGTCAGTCCCAGTAGGATAAACTCTGTAAC from the Loxodonta africana isolate mLoxAfr1 chromosome 7, mLoxAfr1.hap2, whole genome shotgun sequence genome contains:
- the LOC100653905 gene encoding olfactory receptor 5J3-like, with translation MAHENLTEVTEFILLGLTERSDLKVVLFMLFLLIYIISLVGNLGMLFLIQITPKLHTPMYHFLSCLSLVDACYSTVFAPKMLLNFFVEQETISYSACIVQYFLFASLITTEGFLLAAMAYDRYVAIVYPLIYTFTMTKIVCVVLVIGSCVGGLMNSLTHTIGLVKLSFCGPNVISHFFCDLPPLLKLSCSDTSMNELLLLIFSGVIAMITFLTVIISYIFMVAAILRIRSTAGRHKAFSTCASHLTAVTLFYGSISFSYIQPSSQYSLEQEKMVSVFYTLVIPVLNPLIYSLRNKEVKDAVKRAIEMKHFPFYCHATHFSK